One stretch of Candidatus Eremiobacteraceae bacterium DNA includes these proteins:
- a CDS encoding TonB-dependent receptor — translation MILVAPLAAISEPATGEITVVVLSADNRTISGAFVTLRGNKVVRSFLTYPGGVTRLTGLAPGIYDVSVTAAGYAPVGGRTIEIRGGQETDVRIELVRSTSSLVVLGHVTTRAGEALSTSSVPSQELASQQYAASGGTSVADLISQDAISVTVIRPAGGNPAAPAVVALRGPDPTETLVDIDGHSVNSGGTGSFDLSLVDPAELAGVQLVYGIGPSSLVGPNTIDGAINVRTLDPTAQGAGLIRLSVGSYGAFGETLQATGSAARLGYAFSVHRTTSQGEVNGQSILNTDGDTDTVGSAVDGSTGLLKLRYDLGLRGSYVGFTVRDQSEYRDLSAAMSSVVASDEGGGDDGAGPADEEPPVFNSFAGSSLQAHDSAYGLDVQMPLGQPDTDGQYPTTAVFRHLTSLADQSVEGPASSTTPYLFNTHDLSADDTLQFDRTLAQGTFSIKFDLRSERLDTQTLIGGTPDQSRGRRIGLLDDGSGPQPLPELTQTQRSAVVRYAFDTTPKLHYSAALYFSNFSSFGSSTDPRLGLVWTPTAQTAVRVSAGITFQSPQLPELFLPSELPPPDADGFINVGNPNLKADHATDYDLGIAHVLSAEHNTRFDFDVYQTNVRTPAVRFFPPVQCLPPNNPPPQECESFPINAGGAVYRGIEFRAERAVAASTVVRFAYSVDSSFVTSVSPDFQDGTIVPGEQSAGVPLHRAVLSLQRDPGLGFAYEIGASYEDAFNELNRPAYATIHAGVALRGRVFDIGLYGTNLTNAYDDRFTLADQGRPYGGADGPLPTDAFSLQGRAVTLVLTRRY, via the coding sequence GTGATTCTCGTCGCCCCACTTGCGGCAATTTCCGAGCCGGCCACCGGCGAGATCACCGTCGTGGTCCTGAGCGCCGACAACCGGACAATTTCCGGTGCATTTGTCACGCTGCGCGGAAACAAAGTCGTCCGGTCGTTTCTCACATATCCCGGCGGAGTAACCAGACTTACAGGCCTCGCACCTGGGATCTACGACGTGTCGGTGACTGCGGCCGGATACGCCCCGGTCGGAGGCCGCACCATTGAGATCCGCGGCGGCCAGGAAACCGATGTCCGAATCGAGCTCGTCCGCTCGACGTCTTCGCTTGTCGTACTCGGACACGTGACGACGCGGGCCGGCGAGGCGCTCTCGACGTCGTCGGTGCCGAGTCAGGAGCTGGCGTCGCAACAGTATGCGGCAAGCGGAGGCACCAGCGTCGCCGATCTGATATCGCAAGATGCTATTTCCGTCACCGTCATCAGGCCCGCAGGTGGTAATCCCGCCGCGCCGGCTGTGGTCGCGCTTCGAGGGCCGGACCCAACAGAAACGCTTGTCGACATCGACGGCCACTCCGTCAACAGCGGCGGCACAGGCTCATTTGATCTGTCGCTCGTCGATCCGGCGGAACTCGCCGGCGTGCAGCTTGTCTACGGAATCGGTCCGTCGTCGCTCGTGGGGCCGAACACCATCGATGGCGCGATCAACGTGCGCACGCTCGATCCTACGGCTCAAGGGGCGGGTCTCATCCGCCTGTCCGTTGGTTCGTACGGAGCTTTTGGCGAAACGTTGCAGGCAACGGGATCCGCCGCTCGCCTCGGGTACGCGTTCTCGGTTCATCGCACGACGAGCCAAGGCGAAGTCAACGGGCAGTCGATTTTGAACACCGACGGCGACACGGATACCGTCGGGAGCGCCGTCGACGGCAGCACGGGCTTGCTCAAACTCCGGTACGACCTTGGACTCCGCGGCAGCTACGTCGGATTCACTGTTCGCGATCAGAGCGAGTACCGCGATCTCTCGGCCGCAATGTCGTCGGTTGTCGCATCCGACGAAGGGGGCGGTGACGACGGTGCCGGTCCTGCCGATGAGGAGCCGCCGGTCTTCAACAGCTTCGCCGGGTCATCGCTGCAAGCGCACGACAGCGCGTACGGGCTTGACGTCCAGATGCCGCTCGGACAACCCGACACCGATGGTCAGTATCCGACGACCGCAGTGTTCCGTCACCTCACCTCGCTGGCCGATCAATCTGTCGAAGGTCCGGCATCGAGCACCACGCCGTATCTTTTCAACACGCACGATCTTTCGGCTGACGACACGTTGCAATTCGACCGCACGCTTGCACAGGGAACATTTTCAATCAAATTCGATCTGCGTTCGGAGCGCCTTGACACGCAGACGTTGATCGGCGGAACGCCGGACCAATCGCGCGGCCGCCGGATCGGGCTGCTCGACGATGGCTCCGGACCGCAGCCGCTCCCCGAACTCACGCAGACGCAGCGATCGGCCGTCGTTCGCTACGCGTTTGACACGACGCCGAAACTCCACTACAGCGCGGCCCTGTACTTCAGCAACTTCTCCAGCTTTGGATCGAGCACGGATCCTCGTTTGGGTCTCGTGTGGACGCCGACCGCGCAAACCGCGGTCCGCGTCTCGGCGGGCATCACATTTCAATCGCCTCAACTTCCGGAGCTATTTCTTCCATCGGAACTGCCGCCTCCGGATGCCGACGGTTTCATCAACGTGGGCAATCCGAATTTGAAAGCGGACCACGCGACCGACTACGACCTTGGCATCGCACATGTGCTCAGCGCCGAGCACAATACGCGTTTCGACTTCGACGTCTACCAGACGAACGTGCGAACTCCGGCCGTGCGCTTCTTTCCGCCCGTTCAGTGTCTTCCACCCAACAACCCGCCGCCGCAAGAATGCGAAAGCTTTCCGATCAACGCCGGTGGCGCGGTCTATCGCGGCATCGAGTTCCGCGCCGAACGCGCCGTCGCCGCGTCGACGGTTGTGCGCTTTGCCTACAGCGTTGACAGTTCGTTCGTGACGTCCGTGAGTCCGGACTTCCAAGACGGCACCATCGTTCCGGGCGAACAGTCGGCCGGCGTGCCCCTGCATCGGGCAGTGCTCTCGCTGCAACGTGACCCTGGACTGGGGTTCGCGTACGAGATCGGCGCCTCGTACGAGGATGCGTTCAACGAACTCAACCGGCCCGCATATGCCACCATACATGCCGGCGTCGCCTTGCGCGGGAGGGTGTTCGACATCGGATTATACGGAACGAATCTCACGAACGCATACGATGACCGCTTCACGCTTGCGGATCAGGGGCGACCGTACGGAGGTGCGGACGGTCCCCTGCCCACCGATGCTTTCTCGCTACAAGGCAGGGCGGTCACCTTAGTGCTGACCCGCCGGTATTGA
- a CDS encoding BlaI/MecI/CopY family transcriptional regulator — translation MARKKSATLTEAELRLMDIVWEKGKATVGDVVEALPGRTPLAYNTVLTTMRILEQKGYVRHHESGRAFVYAPIVDREQAQRSAVKQLVTRFFDNSPGLLALNVLENEKLDASEIDRLKRIIKASESAD, via the coding sequence ATGGCAAGAAAAAAATCTGCAACCCTCACGGAAGCGGAGCTTCGGCTCATGGATATCGTGTGGGAGAAAGGTAAGGCCACGGTCGGCGACGTCGTCGAAGCTTTACCCGGTAGAACACCGCTCGCGTACAACACGGTACTCACCACCATGCGAATTCTCGAACAGAAGGGCTACGTCCGGCATCACGAGTCGGGGCGCGCTTTTGTCTATGCTCCGATCGTCGATCGCGAGCAGGCACAACGCAGTGCGGTCAAACAGCTCGTCACCCGGTTCTTCGACAATTCGCCGGGTTTGCTCGCGCTCAACGTCTTGGAGAACGAGAAACTCGATGCAAGTGAAATCGACCGCCTGAAGCGGATCATCAAAGCTAGCGAAAGCGCCGACTAG
- a CDS encoding M56 family metallopeptidase, with amino-acid sequence MDSALAAFEAIASHAAGALLAGVAYALPVAIVAWATVRLLPQCNAATRYGIWLAALVATLALDPLPGHPFIAGDASISGGRVSSVHRPALTPSTADASTNVLSGGLGARAISALSGPNAAPLPSNKPIVTLNGDWAVAIFLAWYLVATALIIRLIVGHIRLQRIKDRAVPLGASYQMRLAEWLRASRGSRVPRLLVSGAVEIPVAIGLFHPAIVLPADLVEHLTESEFDQIGMHELAHVRRYDDWTNLLQKIAETLLFFSPAIFVIGRQLSIEREVACDDWVVSATGGARPYANCLTRLAELAAARPVTALPTLGAVFTQKQIFTRIERLLDRTRDTRPQVAASVAWAAVGGLMAVLIFASQLTPLVAVSATRIGLPVAASQKPPGGTHAALLAMRSGNDDSNVRVRAGSTAACPCVVQPRRRPAIARRGAVRSDIVVVPLASRVQQVAAIAFTDATPVTPVDTVKSELAVLANAPGEEERLAAVSALAPHTGDVKVREALLRALSSINDESVRLNIVAALAPYADSSDVLRVFGKILREGDDEPVALNIISAMTPAASRAAAMESLADVLNSTQDEAVGLNALAAVAPYAGHRPVQVALIGLMRNGRSEALRLNAVAALAPHANLTLVHRAFVDALDLDLAGAERANIKAALGIAPAATQVANSDSTWLTPEPSADKAAVPGKELLVGDVSATGTVRIDNVHGDIEVIGWGRASGEVDASVQGDPNAIRVYGTFEHGDLRVTSTQVDDKASVSVNYVVHVPAGAHVIVTTVSGNIIVRGVTGAVDATSTEGNVDVNGAHGPVSASTMSGNVHATGLRGDSKLKTISGDVQAEFDELDGAQAVEAESTAGTVTIVMPANSSAHITAETLTGAIHSCAGDHVNNDSPGSSVDKTTGAGTARVDLHAVSGDITISSH; translated from the coding sequence GTGGATTCTGCGCTGGCGGCGTTCGAGGCTATCGCAAGCCACGCCGCAGGCGCGCTATTGGCCGGTGTCGCTTACGCATTGCCGGTCGCGATCGTCGCGTGGGCCACAGTCCGGTTGCTGCCTCAATGCAACGCCGCCACGCGTTACGGAATCTGGCTTGCCGCTCTCGTGGCCACGCTTGCGCTCGATCCGCTTCCCGGACACCCGTTCATCGCCGGCGACGCTTCGATTTCCGGCGGCCGGGTTTCAAGCGTCCATCGCCCGGCGCTTACGCCGAGTACGGCAGATGCCTCCACAAATGTTCTCAGCGGCGGCCTGGGCGCAAGAGCCATTTCCGCGCTCAGCGGCCCAAACGCGGCACCACTGCCTTCCAACAAACCAATCGTCACCTTGAACGGCGATTGGGCGGTCGCGATATTCTTGGCATGGTATCTGGTCGCCACGGCGCTTATCATCCGGCTGATCGTGGGGCACATCCGCCTGCAACGCATCAAGGACCGCGCGGTTCCATTGGGCGCATCGTATCAGATGCGTCTCGCTGAATGGCTGCGTGCCTCGAGGGGTTCTCGCGTTCCGAGATTGCTCGTCTCCGGCGCAGTTGAAATCCCGGTAGCGATCGGACTCTTCCATCCCGCGATCGTCTTGCCGGCCGACCTCGTCGAACATCTCACCGAAAGCGAATTCGACCAGATCGGCATGCACGAGCTCGCGCACGTGCGGCGGTATGACGATTGGACGAACCTTCTCCAAAAGATCGCCGAGACGTTGCTGTTTTTCAGCCCGGCGATTTTCGTGATCGGCCGCCAGCTCAGCATCGAGCGGGAAGTCGCGTGCGACGATTGGGTGGTCTCGGCTACCGGCGGAGCCCGGCCATATGCCAACTGTTTGACGCGTCTCGCGGAGCTCGCGGCGGCGCGTCCAGTCACCGCACTCCCCACACTTGGCGCCGTCTTCACCCAAAAGCAGATTTTCACTCGTATCGAGCGGCTGCTGGATCGTACCCGCGATACCCGGCCGCAAGTGGCGGCGAGCGTCGCTTGGGCCGCGGTCGGCGGTCTCATGGCCGTCTTGATCTTCGCGTCGCAACTGACGCCGCTCGTCGCGGTGTCGGCAACCCGTATCGGGCTTCCGGTCGCGGCTTCACAAAAGCCGCCCGGCGGCACGCACGCAGCGCTCCTCGCGATGCGCTCCGGCAACGACGATTCGAATGTCCGCGTCCGCGCGGGAAGCACAGCCGCATGTCCGTGCGTGGTGCAGCCGCGACGACGGCCGGCAATCGCGCGCAGGGGAGCCGTGCGAAGCGACATCGTGGTCGTGCCCTTGGCTTCTCGGGTTCAACAAGTCGCCGCGATCGCGTTCACCGACGCGACGCCCGTCACGCCGGTCGACACCGTCAAGTCCGAGCTCGCCGTGCTTGCAAATGCTCCGGGAGAAGAAGAGCGGCTGGCGGCCGTCAGCGCGCTCGCTCCGCACACCGGTGACGTGAAGGTGCGCGAGGCTCTGCTTCGTGCGCTCAGCTCCATCAACGACGAGTCAGTGCGCCTGAACATCGTCGCCGCGTTGGCGCCGTACGCCGACAGTTCCGATGTCTTGCGCGTTTTTGGAAAGATCCTGCGCGAAGGCGATGACGAGCCGGTCGCGCTGAACATCATCTCGGCTATGACGCCGGCCGCGTCTCGCGCCGCCGCGATGGAATCGCTTGCCGACGTGCTCAATTCGACGCAAGATGAGGCGGTCGGATTGAATGCCCTGGCGGCGGTCGCACCCTATGCCGGACACCGTCCGGTGCAAGTCGCGCTCATCGGTTTGATGCGCAACGGCCGGTCGGAAGCGTTGCGCCTCAACGCCGTCGCCGCGCTTGCACCGCACGCCAATCTAACTCTCGTGCACCGGGCTTTTGTTGACGCGCTCGATCTGGATCTCGCGGGCGCAGAACGGGCGAACATCAAAGCGGCATTGGGCATCGCTCCGGCGGCGACCCAGGTCGCGAACAGCGATTCCACGTGGCTGACACCGGAACCAAGCGCTGACAAAGCGGCGGTTCCCGGCAAGGAGCTTTTGGTCGGCGACGTCTCGGCAACGGGAACGGTGCGCATCGATAACGTCCATGGCGATATCGAAGTCATCGGTTGGGGCCGCGCGTCAGGCGAAGTGGACGCCTCGGTCCAGGGCGATCCGAACGCGATCCGTGTGTACGGCACTTTCGAACACGGCGATCTCCGGGTCACCTCAACGCAAGTCGACGACAAAGCGAGCGTCTCCGTGAATTACGTCGTCCATGTGCCGGCCGGCGCACACGTCATCGTCACCACGGTGAGCGGCAACATCATCGTGCGCGGCGTGACCGGCGCGGTGGACGCGACTTCAACAGAGGGAAACGTTGATGTCAACGGTGCTCACGGTCCCGTCAGCGCGTCGACGATGAGCGGCAACGTGCACGCCACCGGCCTGCGCGGAGATTCAAAGCTCAAGACTATATCCGGCGACGTGCAGGCCGAATTCGACGAGCTCGACGGCGCGCAAGCGGTTGAAGCGGAATCCACGGCCGGCACCGTAACGATCGTGATGCCCGCCAACTCGTCCGCCCACATCACCGCCGAGACTCTGACCGGTGCCATTCATTCGTGCGCCGGCGACCATGTCAACAACGATTCGCCAGGTTCCAGCGTTGACAAGACCACTGGAGCCGGGACTGCCAGAGTCGATCTCCACGCGGTCAGCGGCGACATCACCATCTCGTCGCATTAG